GAACATGGCCCTGGGATGTAAAGAATTCCTATAACCTCACTTTCCGTAACAATAAAAGTTATTACTACGCCGGCAGGTTTGGTGCGAATGGTTGTCACCATGCTGTTTTTGAAAACAATCTTTTTGTGCGTGACGGGGATCATCAGGCCCATCATGAAACCGGCGGCCTTAGCCTGGATTATGTAACGGATGTACTGGTGCAGGCAAACAGTTTTGAAGTAAGGGGGAAAGCAATCCCCGTAAGGAACCAGGGGGAAACCATCCTGAGCCAGGGCGGCATGGCCAACCAGCAAACACTGGGCCGTGTATCGGCAGCTACGGCTACCTCTTTAAGCGATAATAAAAATGAATACCAGGATTTCACAGACCGTGCGAGTACAGACTGGCAATACGTTATTCATCCCACTAATTACAGCATTGCGATCGTAAGTGGTAAAGGTGCGGGTCAATGGAGAACGATCTCCGGTAATACGGATACAACTATCAGGATCAGCAAACCCTGGGATGTTATACCAGCCCCGGGGAGCAGATATGTGGTCACACAATGGTCTGCCATCCGAATGATCATCAGGGATAATATCCTGAAGGATAATAACCGCGGCATCTGGATCTATAGCGGAGGAACTGACCTTGTTATCGCCGGTAACCAGTTGATCAATTCAGAAGGAATTTACATCCGGTCTGATCAGCGAACCGCTAATTTCCGCTACAACATTGCATGGAATATCCTGGTGGCAGATAACATCCTTAAAAATACCAATGGCATACGGCCGGCCTATATTGCGGCATGGTTAGCGCAGGTGAAATCTGATAAGCTTTTTGGTACAGGTATCCTGGGGCTGGAAGTACGCCGCAATACGATAACAGCATTTACGCCGAATGTAAAGAATGGCTGGGTTAAAAATGAAGGGTATGTAAATTATGTACTGGATGAAGAAGGTAAAGGTATATCGCGGGATACGGTAACGCCGGGCATTTTAGGAAGCATATTCACTTTCAACAAAGCGTTACAAACAGAGAAGGTTTTTTCATCAGGACCGGCTGCTCATTACACGGTATATGAGGATGGATCTGATCTCTCACAACAGTCGGCGGAATTAAAAGCATTACAGCAATACGAAATGGTTCATCCATCCCGTTTGAATATGCCCATGCCTGCGCCTCCGGTGAATCCTGATTCACTGGGTGCGCGCCTGGCAAGAACAGCAGAGAAACTTGCTGCCAGTACACCACAGCAACATTTGCCTGTAAGGATATTGATCTATGGACAATCTATTACCGGCAGCCAGGTATTTACAGAAAAGATCAGTGATTATCTAAAAGAGAAATTCCCGCATGCAGCCATTACGATCGAAAACCGCAGCATAGGTGGTTTTGCCGCCAGCCAGATCGTACGTACGGCCCCGCATGATGTATATAATTCCACTGCAGACCTTATCATCTTTCATGTATATGGCGGAGAAAGAACAGGTGAACTGGAAGAGTTCTTCAGCAACCTGCGCCGGACCTCTACGGCAGAGATACTGTTAATGAACCATCATTTAAATGCAGATCAGAAAAAGCCGGGCATAACAGCCATGAATTACCTGCGTTACATCGCAGATAAATACCAGTGTGAACTGGCGGATATTTCTACGGAATGGACGCGATACCTCGCAGATAATAAACTGGAACCCAAAGACCTGCTGAGGGATAATGTGCATCCCAACGTGGAAGGGAACTGGCTGCTGGCGCAATTAGTGGGCAGGCATATTCATTACAATCCTTTGTTTAAAGCAAAGCCATTGGAACGGATCGTTCCGCGCCCGGGAAAAAAGATCAGCTTTACGGGTAACCGGGTTGATGTGATCAGCAACGCAGCCTCCCTGAAAGGACAGCATCCCGGCAATGTACAAATACTGCTGGATGGTAAACCTGTTACGGCATGTGCAGAGCGCCTGATCATTACCCGGCCGGGTGCAGGCCCCGGAACCTGGTGGCCTGCCATACGCCGTGTAAGTCATACCAGCCCGTTGGTGGAAGAAGACTGGACACTGGAAGTAACAGATATCAACGCTGATACCAGCGTATATACATTTAAGTTAACCGGCTCTGTTACAGGTGAAGATGGAAAGGGAAGCAGTAATGCTGTTTTTACATCCCGCTCCGGCAGGGTAATGATAGAACCGGGAGATATCTTATTCAATAAGATCAGGGAAGTGTTTAAGGTTTCAACACCTGTTGGGTTCAAAGTGAAATGGGCAGTTGTACCTGCGTTTCCGGCGGAGTATGTACCTCCGGTATTAACAGATCCGGCGCAGGTTTACAGAACAACATTGGTGTCAGGATTAACGAACGGGCCGCATACAATTGAGTTGACAGGTACATCAGGGATTGCATACCTGGAAGTACATCAGCCATAAAAAACATTATATTTAAATATTGAGAACATTACTCCTTATCATGATCTGGTGCTGTGTTGTAACAGCAGCAGCTGCACGCCGGCAAAATGGTGTAACGGGCAAGATCGTACAGGACCTTCAGTTCAGCAGGTATACCAGTAAAGACGGATTACCTGATAATCGTATCAGGTCTGTTTTCCAGGATAGCCGCGGTTTCCTGTGGGTGGGTACCATGAACGGTGTGAGCCGGTATGACGGGTATACTTTTAAAAAATATTACAGCACCAATCATCCCAACAGTATTTCAGGTAACTGGGCCTTTGCTATCTGCGAAGATGCGGATAAAAATATATGGATCGGCACGTTGAACGGCTTGAATGTTTTCAATACAGGAACAGAACAGTTTTCATCCTATGTAAATATTCCGGGGAATAAGGGATCCTTGTTTTCCAATAAGATCACTGCCCTGCAATTTGACAGCAAGGGTATTTTATGGATCGGAACGCAGAAGGGGCTTACCAGCTTAGACCCTGCAACCGGCCGTTTCAAAGTCTATGACCAGTTCCCGCTGCGTACGCATATCAGCAAGATCATTCGCTCGCAGGACGATTACATCTGGATCGCCACAACGGAAGGCATGGTGCGTTATCATACCACAGATCATACTTTCCGGCTCTATCCCATCAAAGTAAAACCAGACCCTTACGGCAGCTATTTCTGGTCCATCCTGGAAAATGAACGGGACCTGTATATCACTACTGCCAGCAGCGGGGTGCTGATGTTACGTTTCAATACTATCATCGGGGATTATGAGCTAAGCAGTATGATCAATGAGCTGAACCCGGAACTGGAACATACGGAAGTGTTTGATATCTGCAAATCCACTACCGGCGATCTCTGGCTGGCAACAGACCGGGGGCTTGCCAGCCTGGGCAGATCGAATAACAATATCCGGTTTTACAGGAATAATCCTTTCAACAATCAAAGTCTTAGTAATAATACGGCCTACACTGTTTTTATTGACCGTACGGATAATCTGTGGTGCGGTACGGAGCTGGGATTGAATAAACTCAACCTGCATGTATTACCTTTTCATTTTTACACATTCAAAGACCCTGCCGCTGTAGACCAGGTGCGCAGCGTTTTTACAGTGGATGGCCTGAACATCTGGGTAGGTACGGCAAAGAATGCCTGTTATAAATACAATATAGCAGATAATTCCACGGCTACTTTTTTGCTGCCACCGGCGGGTTCTCCTTATAATGCCCACCGTTCCCTGTATATAGACAAAAATAAGGAAGTGTGGCTGGGTACTTTAGGAGGTGCAGTGAAATTAGATCCATCTGATCCTTCTTCTTCCCAAAGAGCGGTAGATGGGCTGGCGGTATTTGCTTTCCTGAAAGACTCCAGGAATAATTTATGGATAGGCACGAATGCGGGATTGTTACAAATAAAGCAAGACGGTACAAATACCTGGCATAAACATGATCCTAATGATCCGGGAAGCCTCAGTTCTGCATTTGTCCGTTCACTTTATGAAGATCATAAAGGCAATATCTGGGTAGGATTTGAAACGTCAGGACTGAGTTACCTGGATCCTTCCACCGGGCGTTTCACCAGGATCAAAGAAGTGTTAGGCAATATCATTTATACTATCACAGAGCAACCCCGGAATGTATTGTGGGTAGGCTCAGAGCTGGGATTGAATAAAGTGATGACCGGGAACCTGCAGCAGGTAACTGTAAAAAATTACCTGGAGCAGGATGGCCTGCCTGATAAATCTGTCAACGGCATATTGCCTGATAAGGGTAATTTTTTATGGATCAGCACTATAAAGGGGCTGCTGCGTTTTGATATTGCAAAGGAACAGTTCCGGCATTACCTGCCTACTGTTACTTTTAGTTACAGCAGCGCTTATAAGTATAATGACCATACCTTCCTGTTCGGCACATCAGACGGCTTCCTGGTTTTTGATCCTGCGCAGGTTTCCTCCAACACTGCCGCTCCGGAGGTAATGATATCCGGCCTTAAATTGTTTAACAGGGAAGTAGGGATCAACCAGGTGTTTAACGGAGATATTATCCTGAAGGAATCCATCACGCAGACAAAGAAGATCGCATTGGGCTACCGGAATAATGTATTTACCATCGGCTTTACCGGCCTTCATTTTTCCAACCCGGAGAACAACGCGTATGCATACAGGATGGAGGGCTTTGATAAGGAATGGATCTATACCAATGCGGCAGACAGGTCTGTGACCTACACCAACCTTGATCCGGGCACTTATACTTTTGCTGTGAAAGCAGCCAATAGCTCAGGTACCTGGAATGAAACACCTGCCACTTTAGAGATCATTGTATATCCGCCACCATGGAAAACATGGTGGGCCATCACACTTTATATACTACTGGCGGGAACAGCGGTGGTGCTGCTGATCAGGCATTTCTCAAAACAATCCCGGCAACGGCATGCTTTTGAAACGGAGCGACTGCTGCGGTTAAAGGATGAGGAGTTACATAAAGAACAGCTGAACTTCTTCACCAATATTGCACATGAACTGCAAACGCCGCTTACCCTTATAAACGGGTCTGTTGAGCGGATACTGTACAGGAACGAGCACGTGGAGCAGCAGAACCATAAGAATCGTTTTCTTTCCATTATTCATCAGCAGTCTTCCCGGCTTACTTACCTGGTGAACCAGTTGCTGGATTTCAGAAAAGCGGAAGCGGGATACCTGCAGGTAGATTACAGGGAACTGAATGTTTCTACCTTGCTCACGGTAATTGCCAGGTTATTTGAACCGGTGCGTGAGCAGAAAGAACTGTTATTTTCAGCGGATATAAAGCCGGGCATTACGATCCTGACGGATAAGGATAAACTGGAGAAGATCATTTTCAACCTCCTGTCCAACGCCTTCCGGCATACGGAAAGCGGGCATGAAATTATCATATCTCTACACCAGGAAAATGAATGGCTGGAAATAGAAGTTGGTAATTCCGGCTGTAAACTTTCAAAAGAACAATTGCAGCAGGTGTTTGATGAATTCTATGCGGGAAATGAGATTTCACCTGACAAATACAGTCATGGTATCGGGCTGGCTTTTACGCAGCAGCTGGTGCGTTTGCTGAAAGGGAAGATACAGGTATTCCTTGAGGGAGATTGGATAACATTCCTGGTAAAACTACCCGTTGTACCGGTAGAAGCAGATGCCAGGCCGGTAAATGCAGCGCCTTCTTATTTATTAAGGTCTATTACTGCGGGAGGTGAACCCTCTGCAGAATTGTCTGCCAAAGAGAATAATAAAAGGGCTATCCTGGAAGACCTGGATACGGAAGATAAAAGGTCCATACTGGTGGTGGATGATGAGCCTTCCATGCGCTTCCTGCTCCGCGATATTTTTTCAGAACAATATATTGTTTATGAAGCAGAGAACGGGCGGGAGGCATTGGAGCTGATGCAGAACACTTTGCCTGACCTGATCATCAGCGATATTATGATGCCGGAAATAGGCGGTCTTGAATTGTGCAATAAAGTAAAGAACGCACCTGCCACCAGCCATATTCCTTTTGTACTGTTATCCGCCAAAGGCAACCTGGAACAAAAGACGGAGGGATATGACGCCGGAGCGGACGCTTATATTCCCAAACCGTTTGATACTACCCATTTACAGGTAAGGGTGCGCAAATTGCTGGAATACCGTGCCAGGATGATGAACCTGTTCCGGAAAAGTGATATCACGGCAGGCATTGCGGAAGAAGAACTGGAAGATGCGGACAGGAAATTTCTGAGTGATATCGTACGGCACGTGGAAGAGAATATGGAAGATACTGAGCTGGACAGCGCTTTCCTGGAGCATAAAATGATGATCAGCAAAACCCAGCTGTACCGGAAACTAAAGGCATTGTCCAATATGACGCCGTCTGAATTCATCAGGCATGTGCGTTTGCAGCGGGCTGCTCATTTTCTGCAATCTACGCAGTTAACGGTAGCCGAGGTGTTTTATAAAACCGGTTTTAACAACCGCTCTTATTTTTTCAGGGAATTCAAAAAACGTTATAACTGTTCGCCAAAAGAATACAGGGAGCAATACCGGCTGCAATTATAATTTTCGGAAACTATAAAACTTATACACTGTGAAACGAACCATTCTCCTGGTATTGCTGCTGGCAGCCATTACCTGTAATGCTAATATCCGGCTGCCCCGTATTTTTAGTTCTCATATGGTATTACAGCGGGGTAGCGTTAACCAGATCTGGGGTTGGGCGGACCCACGCGAAAAAGTGAAGATCTCTTTTGCCGGCAAAACTATCAAAGTAAAGGCCGGGAAGAACGGTCAGTGGCAAGCGCAATTGCCGGCGATGGAATATGGCGGGCCTTACCGGATCCGCATTAAAGGAAAGAATGAAATAGAACTGAATGATGTGATGATAGGAGAGGTGTGGGTTTGTTCCGGGCAATCCAATATGACCATGACGGTACAGGCATCCCGCAACAGCCAGCAGGAAATTGCAGCGGCTCAGTTTCCTGCTATCCGTTTATTCACCGTTCCCAAAAGAGTAGCACAATTACCGCAGGAGGACCTGGATAATGGGGAATGGGTAGAATGCTCTCCCGCAACGGTGGGGAGTTTTTCCGCGGCTGCCTATTATTTTGGACGTCATCTCAGCAATGAACTGAAAGTTCCCATTGGCCTGATACATAGCTCCTGGGGCGGCACAGTGGCTGAAACATGGGTAAGCGGCAATACAATTGAAAAGGATGCAGACTTTGCACCCAAATTACGCCGCCTTCAAACGGCAGATTCTGTTAAGGCCAACCGCCCTAATGATTTTCCCACTTTATTATATAATGGTATGATCCATCCGCTGATACCCTACGGCATAAAAGGTGTGATCTGGTACCAGGGAGAGGGTAACCGGGACAGGGCATGGCAATACCGCCGTTTGTTCCCTTCCCTGATCAGCGACTGGCGGGAAAAGTGGAACAGGGATACTTTCCCTTTCCTTTTTGTATCGCTTGCCAATTACCTTCAGCCGGTAGATACACCTGCTGACAGTAAATGGGCGGAACTGCGGGAAGCGCAGGCCATGACATTAAAAGTTCCTCATACAGGTATGGCCGTTGCCATTGATATCGGAGAAGCCGGGGATATCCATCCAAAGAATAAACAGGAAGTAGGGCGAAGACTGGCGCTTAACGCATTGAAAATTGCTTATGGGAAAACCCTGGTGTATTCCGGGCCGCTGTATGACTCATTTGAAAAAGACGGACGTTCTATGAAGATCCGGTTCCGTGAAACCGGCAGCGGGCTCATCATTAAAAACGGCGAAACACTGAAGGGCTTTTCCATTGCGGGGGAAAACCAACAGTTTTACTGGGCAACCGCCGAAGTGCTGAATGATTCAACCGTAATTGTACAAACAGATAAAGTTCCGCATCCGGTAGCCGTACGTTATGGCTGGGCGGATAATCCCCATACCATCAATTTATATAATAAGGAGGGCCTTCCGGCACATCCTTTCAGAACAGATGAATGGCCGGGGATCACGGTCGGAAAGAAATAAGATGGTTTGTATACCATTCTGCAATTATAGTATACCTGTTGTTTAAGGCTCCTGTATAGTTTTGGGTATTCCACACCAACTATTATAAATTCTGATATTCCACTTATTATGAAAAGCAGATACTGTTTTTACAAGCTCTTCACGTTGGTTATTATTTGCTGCGCTTACCTGCCGGATGCTTTTGGGCAACAGGTGGTAGTGAAAGGAAAGGTAACGGACGATAAGGGCGCTCCCTTACCATTAGTGAGTATAACACTCAAAGGATCTTCCACTATCGGCATCATGAGCAGCGAGAATGGTGACTATACGATCAAATTGCCGGATGGGAATGCCATCCTGGTTTTCAGTTATGTGAATTTTGAACGGAAAGAAGTGGGCGTAAAAGGCAAAACGATTATTAATGTAACATTGAGCCCTTCCCAAAAAGCAATGGATGAAGTGGTGATCGTTGGGTATGGTACCCAGAAAAAACGGGATGTAACCAGTTCCATCTCGCGCATAAAAGGAGAGGAGATCGAAAAATACAATGTAAACAGTTTCCAGTCTGCTTTACAGGGGCAAATGCCTGGCGTTGAAATTTATGAGTCCAGCGGCGTACCCGGGGCTGCATTAAACGTCCGGATCAGGGGATTGAATACGGTGAACGGAAGTGCAGGCCCGCTTTACGTGGTAGATGGTATTCCGATATTATCCGGCGGTGGCGGGGATAGCGACGGACCCATCACGAACGATCTCAACCTGGGTGGAACACAAACAAACGGTATAGCAGATATTAACCCAGCGGATATTGAATCTATTGAAGTATTAAAGGATGCAGCTTCCGCAGCTATTTACGGAGCAAGAGGAGGCGGGGGAGTGATCCTGATCACCACTAAAAGGGCCAAAGCGGGCAGAACAGCTTTCAACCTGAGTGTTATTAATGGTATCACTGAACTTTCCAGGGAAAGGGACCTGCTGAATGGTCCTCAGCTGCTTACCATCATGGACGAATCTTATGCCAACACCTTCTATAGTAACCCTGCCAATGCGGGGCAGCCTGTACCCCCTACACCGATGCCCGGCATCAAAAATTTTGACAGGGCTACCGCGGA
This DNA window, taken from Chitinophaga niabensis, encodes the following:
- a CDS encoding glycosyl hydrolase family 28-related protein → MRYLILAVMLLCELRGFAQSKPVIFNCSESVDPGDVIGIQGDGFGQHPGVWLSMVKNGSKVQLPPLHTSDTYISARIPKEMAGGVYTVWIENNGVKSDTRFINRARIMFAEFNEIMPGTVFRLFGRNLGLTGARSRVRFSGPGTIGSLEAAVIKSGPYEIQLKAPEGLVPGVHYQLYISNGGGAETLFDQPITIRRSGTIPFSTNVPWVADFNFTGNIYDVQKDPRLQQHATGDGQSNDRAAIQAAIDKAHADGGGIVYLPAGTYQLLYDTGCGIMMRSRVVLKGEGADKTIIQYGYGKPFSSERVKASYGWTLGWPDSRVEGMGMVWPGGISTSGLIGLTLKNRNESGEFVHTIKNMPEGGSSVILQNCHFDFNNGWGLAMVNVDKLLVEGCTFNSTAIHVRGINGPTRTWPWDVKNSYNLTFRNNKSYYYAGRFGANGCHHAVFENNLFVRDGDHQAHHETGGLSLDYVTDVLVQANSFEVRGKAIPVRNQGETILSQGGMANQQTLGRVSAATATSLSDNKNEYQDFTDRASTDWQYVIHPTNYSIAIVSGKGAGQWRTISGNTDTTIRISKPWDVIPAPGSRYVVTQWSAIRMIIRDNILKDNNRGIWIYSGGTDLVIAGNQLINSEGIYIRSDQRTANFRYNIAWNILVADNILKNTNGIRPAYIAAWLAQVKSDKLFGTGILGLEVRRNTITAFTPNVKNGWVKNEGYVNYVLDEEGKGISRDTVTPGILGSIFTFNKALQTEKVFSSGPAAHYTVYEDGSDLSQQSAELKALQQYEMVHPSRLNMPMPAPPVNPDSLGARLARTAEKLAASTPQQHLPVRILIYGQSITGSQVFTEKISDYLKEKFPHAAITIENRSIGGFAASQIVRTAPHDVYNSTADLIIFHVYGGERTGELEEFFSNLRRTSTAEILLMNHHLNADQKKPGITAMNYLRYIADKYQCELADISTEWTRYLADNKLEPKDLLRDNVHPNVEGNWLLAQLVGRHIHYNPLFKAKPLERIVPRPGKKISFTGNRVDVISNAASLKGQHPGNVQILLDGKPVTACAERLIITRPGAGPGTWWPAIRRVSHTSPLVEEDWTLEVTDINADTSVYTFKLTGSVTGEDGKGSSNAVFTSRSGRVMIEPGDILFNKIREVFKVSTPVGFKVKWAVVPAFPAEYVPPVLTDPAQVYRTTLVSGLTNGPHTIELTGTSGIAYLEVHQP
- a CDS encoding hybrid sensor histidine kinase/response regulator transcription factor, which encodes MRTLLLIMIWCCVVTAAAARRQNGVTGKIVQDLQFSRYTSKDGLPDNRIRSVFQDSRGFLWVGTMNGVSRYDGYTFKKYYSTNHPNSISGNWAFAICEDADKNIWIGTLNGLNVFNTGTEQFSSYVNIPGNKGSLFSNKITALQFDSKGILWIGTQKGLTSLDPATGRFKVYDQFPLRTHISKIIRSQDDYIWIATTEGMVRYHTTDHTFRLYPIKVKPDPYGSYFWSILENERDLYITTASSGVLMLRFNTIIGDYELSSMINELNPELEHTEVFDICKSTTGDLWLATDRGLASLGRSNNNIRFYRNNPFNNQSLSNNTAYTVFIDRTDNLWCGTELGLNKLNLHVLPFHFYTFKDPAAVDQVRSVFTVDGLNIWVGTAKNACYKYNIADNSTATFLLPPAGSPYNAHRSLYIDKNKEVWLGTLGGAVKLDPSDPSSSQRAVDGLAVFAFLKDSRNNLWIGTNAGLLQIKQDGTNTWHKHDPNDPGSLSSAFVRSLYEDHKGNIWVGFETSGLSYLDPSTGRFTRIKEVLGNIIYTITEQPRNVLWVGSELGLNKVMTGNLQQVTVKNYLEQDGLPDKSVNGILPDKGNFLWISTIKGLLRFDIAKEQFRHYLPTVTFSYSSAYKYNDHTFLFGTSDGFLVFDPAQVSSNTAAPEVMISGLKLFNREVGINQVFNGDIILKESITQTKKIALGYRNNVFTIGFTGLHFSNPENNAYAYRMEGFDKEWIYTNAADRSVTYTNLDPGTYTFAVKAANSSGTWNETPATLEIIVYPPPWKTWWAITLYILLAGTAVVLLIRHFSKQSRQRHAFETERLLRLKDEELHKEQLNFFTNIAHELQTPLTLINGSVERILYRNEHVEQQNHKNRFLSIIHQQSSRLTYLVNQLLDFRKAEAGYLQVDYRELNVSTLLTVIARLFEPVREQKELLFSADIKPGITILTDKDKLEKIIFNLLSNAFRHTESGHEIIISLHQENEWLEIEVGNSGCKLSKEQLQQVFDEFYAGNEISPDKYSHGIGLAFTQQLVRLLKGKIQVFLEGDWITFLVKLPVVPVEADARPVNAAPSYLLRSITAGGEPSAELSAKENNKRAILEDLDTEDKRSILVVDDEPSMRFLLRDIFSEQYIVYEAENGREALELMQNTLPDLIISDIMMPEIGGLELCNKVKNAPATSHIPFVLLSAKGNLEQKTEGYDAGADAYIPKPFDTTHLQVRVRKLLEYRARMMNLFRKSDITAGIAEEELEDADRKFLSDIVRHVEENMEDTELDSAFLEHKMMISKTQLYRKLKALSNMTPSEFIRHVRLQRAAHFLQSTQLTVAEVFYKTGFNNRSYFFREFKKRYNCSPKEYREQYRLQL
- a CDS encoding sialate O-acetylesterase produces the protein MKRTILLVLLLAAITCNANIRLPRIFSSHMVLQRGSVNQIWGWADPREKVKISFAGKTIKVKAGKNGQWQAQLPAMEYGGPYRIRIKGKNEIELNDVMIGEVWVCSGQSNMTMTVQASRNSQQEIAAAQFPAIRLFTVPKRVAQLPQEDLDNGEWVECSPATVGSFSAAAYYFGRHLSNELKVPIGLIHSSWGGTVAETWVSGNTIEKDADFAPKLRRLQTADSVKANRPNDFPTLLYNGMIHPLIPYGIKGVIWYQGEGNRDRAWQYRRLFPSLISDWREKWNRDTFPFLFVSLANYLQPVDTPADSKWAELREAQAMTLKVPHTGMAVAIDIGEAGDIHPKNKQEVGRRLALNALKIAYGKTLVYSGPLYDSFEKDGRSMKIRFRETGSGLIIKNGETLKGFSIAGENQQFYWATAEVLNDSTVIVQTDKVPHPVAVRYGWADNPHTINLYNKEGLPAHPFRTDEWPGITVGKK